A genomic stretch from Anser cygnoides isolate HZ-2024a breed goose chromosome 30, Taihu_goose_T2T_genome, whole genome shotgun sequence includes:
- the LOC136787551 gene encoding olfactory receptor 14C36-like: MPNSSSVSEFLLLAFADTRELQLLHFGLFLGVYLAALLGNGLILTAVACDHRLHTPMYFFLLNLALLDLGCISTTLPKAMANALWDTRAISYQGCAAQVFFFLFFISAELYVLTIMSYDRYVAICKPLHYGSLVGSRACAQMAAAAWGSGFLNAVLHTATTFSLPLCQGNAVDQFFCEIPQILKLSCSDAYLREVGALVFSVCLACGCFVFIVLSYVQIFRAVLRMPSEQGRHKAFSTCLPHLAVVSLFVSTAVVVYLNPPSISSPSLDLVVAVLYSVVPPVLNPLIYSMRNKELKQALWKLMSRCVSEAINFHSTSADD, encoded by the coding sequence atgcccaacagcagctctgtgagcgagttcctcctgctggcattcgcagacactcgggagctgcagctcctgcacttcgggctcttcctgggcgtctacctggctgccctcctgggcaacggcctcatcctcaccgccgtagcctgcgaccaccgcctccacacccccatgtacttcttcctcctcaacctcgccctcctcgacctgggctgcatctccaccactctgcccaaagccatggccaatgccctctgggacaccagggccatctcctatcaagggtgtgctgcacaggtctttttctttctgttctttatatCAGCAGAACTTTAcgttctcaccatcatgtcctacgaccgctacgtggccatctgcaagcccctgcactacgggagcctcgtgggcagcagagcttgtgcccagatggcagcagctgcctggggcagtggctttctcaatgctgtcctgcacacggccactacattttccctgcccctctgccaaggtaatgctgtggaccagttcttctgtgaaatcccccagatcctcaagctctcctgctcagatgcttacctcagggaagttggggcacttgtgtttagtgtttgtttagcatgtggttgttttgttttcattgtgctgtcctacgtgcagatcttcagggcagtgctgaggatgccctctgagcagggccggcacaaagccttttccacgtgcctccctcacctggccgtggtctccctgtttgtcagcactgctgtGGTTGTCTACCTGAATCCCCCCTCtatctcctctccatccctggacctggtggtggcagttctgtactcggtggtgcctccagtactgaaccccctcatctacagcatgaggaacaaggagcttAAGCAAGCACTGTGGAAATTAATGAGTAGATGTGTTTCAGAAGCAATAAATTTCCATTCTACCTCTGCAGATGACTAG